The following nucleotide sequence is from Flavobacterium sp. N1736.
AAACTCGGAAATAAATATCCGGCGAATGTTCCTTCTCTGTTTCCTCCGATAGAAATATACAAGAAATCTTTTAACCAGGTTGATAACGAAATGTGCCATCTTCTCCAGAAATCTGTAATCGATACTGATTTATAAGGTGTTCTAAAGTTGGTCGGTAATTTAAATCCTAACAATAAAGCGATTCCGATTGCCATATCTGAATATCCCGAAAAATCACAATAAATCTGGATTGCATATCCGTAAGATGCCATTAAATTTTCGAATGATGTATAATTCATCGGTGTATCAAAAACACGATCGACGAAGTTTATCGAGATGTAATTTGAAATTACTGTTTTCTTAATTAATCCGCCAATAATCAAAAACAAAGCGTTATTTACGTCTTGTTTGGTAAGGTTTAATTTTTGATAAATCTGCGGAAGAAAATCTTTTGCCCTAACAATTGGTCCGGCAACAAGTTGTGGAAAAAACGAAACGAAAAATAAATATTCGATATAGTTTTTTGTTGGTTTAATTTCTTCGCGATAAATCTCGATAATATAACTCATCGACTGGAAGGTGTAGAATGAAATTCCGACAGGAAGAAATATATTATGCAATTCAAAATGACCGTTGAACATGTCATTGTAAGTTACAATCACAAAATTCATGTACTTAAAATAACCCAGCAATCCTAAGTTTAAGATCACGCTTATAACCAGATATATTTTTTTTGCACTGTCTTTTGTTTCTCTGTAAATAATCTGACTCAAACCATAATCGACTACAGAAGAAAGTAATAATAACAGAAAATAAATTCCGCTTGACTTATAATAAAAGAAAAGCGAGAATAGAATAACGTACGTTAATCTTAAATAAAATGTTTTGCGTAAAAATGCATACACAAAATAAAAAACCAAAAACAAACCAAGAAATAAGCCTGTATTGAATAATAATTTTTCGTCCGGATTATAAATAAACCAACTTTTGACCTGCTCTAATGTAATTTCTCCAAAATTTTGAACAAACCAATTATTTATGCTATTACTTGTTATCAACTTACTTTTTTAATTTAAAATTATCATATGCTTTTAAAAATGCTTCTGTAAAGAGTTTCCCTTGTTTTTCATACCCTTTTTTAGAATAATGAACAAAATCAGGTCCAATTAATCCTTCTGATCTTAATTTTCGTACTCCGTTCATTCCTCCAAATTCATCATATAAATCCCAAACTGCAAAATCGTCTTTTTCGGCATCGCTATTAATACGTTCTGCATAATCTTTAACGTATACATTTGGTTTTCTTCCTCGGTGTAATGATGGTGGCGGAGTCATTACAAGTATCGGAACATTAATATTTTGCTCTTTAAGTTTGCTTATAAATTCACGTAATTCCGCTATATATTTGGAGGCTTCCATATTGTCGTAACTTTCATTTGTTCCCAGTGAAAATATCAACATGTCAGGATGTAAAGCTTTTAATTGTTCAAAGAACAACGGATATTTATTATAATCTGAGAATTTTGCGCCATTTACCCCAATTCCGCTATAGGTTATTCCAGGAGCATCTTTTTCTAAAACAAGTCCGTTAAGTTCAAATTCTGATGCGTTTTTATTCGGAATCAAATAAATTTTATCTAATGCTTTTTCTGATTTATAATAATGAGAAAATGCGTCGGTTTCAAGATTTAGCGAAACAAATTCAGAACTTTTTATCTCTTTTGGTTTTGTTTCGTTTGTTGGAATTTTCAGGGTTCTTCCGGCACGAATGTTATTTGATTTCAGCCCGTTTGCTTTTTTAATATCAGCTACAGAAATATTGTATTTATCTGCAATTACAGAAATAGCTTCTCCTTTTTTAATTTTATGTGTGATAACTTTTCGTTCTGTCGACTGAATAATATTGGTTTGAGATGCTATTGCCAAATCAAACATATTTTGGTTTTGTGGTGTAATAATATGAATGGAGTTGAATTTATAAGCCGGATCTTTTATATTCAATTGTACCGCAAAACCACTAGTATCTCTCCAAAGTCCAATTCCGCTTAAACCAACCGGTCTGCTTTTTACCGGATAAATATTTCGATAATTTTCCCAGGTTCTGTTCGAGTAAAATCGCTCGTTATAAGATCCGTTTGTTTTTGCCAATTGATACGGAAAAACAAATCCGCGTCCGGCATTTCCAAATTGCTGCTGCAGCACTTTTCTAATTTTATTGGTCATTAAATCACTCTGAATATGAGAATCACCAATATGTACAATATTTATTTTTTGCTTGTTATCACTTTCGTTTTCTTTCAATCTCTTAAAAACACTTTCTAATACTTTTGCATTATAAATGTGATTTCCTTCATAAGATTCAATCGTTGTACTGTCGATTTTGCTAATCATACTTTTAGTTATTGGAAGTGAGTCTGACTTTTGCGCTTTATCATTTGTCGAGAAAAAAAGACAACAAAAGAAAATAATAAGTTTATTCATTTACACTATCTTTTTTTACAGCTACAGAATCGGTTTTTGCCTTTCTGACTGTTTTTGGTTTAACTGCTACATCACGTTTTTCGCGCAGCAATTTATATTGTTCGTAACCTTTATTTAACTGATCATACAATAAATTACCAATAGCTTTTGCACCTCGCTGATTAAAGTGTGTATAATCTTTATTGGCTTTGGCCGGAGTTTCATCAACCCATTTTACCATAGATCCGTCTCCACCCATTAATGTATATAAGTTTACAAATCCGGATTCTGTTTCAAGCGCATATCTTTTTTGGGCTTTCATTAACGGAACTACGGCCGAGTCTGTTTTCATTTCCAAATCATATTTGGTCGATTTATCAGCAGTTGAAACGATTAAAACAGAAACGCCCGGAAAAGATTCCTTGATTTTATTTACGGTTTTCTTCATTCCTTTTTCATACCAAAAATAATTTTTGGTACCGTAATTTAAAACATTTGTTCCATAATGCAGTATAACCAAATCATATTTCAAACTGTTATTGAAACTCTGCATCACATCGGCATTAAACATAGAAATTGGCAATCCTGAATTTCCTCTTTGCGAAAAGTTATCTACGTGAACTCCGATTCCGTTATCGAAATTAAAACCATAAATAGGAATTGAATCTGCCTGAACAAAATTTGCCTTGAATGCTTTTATGCTTCCTGAAGTTACTTTTAATGTGTTTACAAGATTATTCGGAACCAGATTTTTATGTAATGTATCTTTTCCTATAATAAAATTGACATTTCCTCTTTTAGAAGATCTTCCGTAAAATAAGGTAGGACTATCTAACGAAGCTGCAAATTTATTAAGTCCCGCTTCATATTGCACCCATGTTGGATTGGTTCTGTCATTTGCAAAGAAAACATGTCCGTTTACTCCAAAAGGGCTTGTTGGTCTTTTTACGTTTAAGTATGATTGTGTTTTCCAGTTTTTAGAATAAACGGATTTTACAGAACCTCTTGATGCAGCAGATTCTGAAGTTATGGAGACAAAACCAACTCCATTTCCGCCAAAACGCTGTTGGTAATTGTTTCGAACATCCTGAACAATTAAATCACCATCGGTCATCGAATCGCCATAATACGCAATTCTAACTTTAGATTGTGGATTTTTTTCTAACTGATATAATTTCTCATAAAAAGAAATGAGGTATTGATATCCTTTGTAGTTTTCAAAAGTTTCGGTTGGAAATTCAATTCCTTCGGCAGCATCAAAAACAATTTTTTTCTGCGCTTCCTGTTTTTCAACTTCTGCAATGCTGTCACTTTCTCCGGATAAAGAATCATTTGCCACCGACTCTAAAAGCAAACTATCTATAAGTACGCTTTTGGGATCGACTTTACTATCGGGAAATATCTTATTTGGTAAGATTTGTTTAAATCCTATAAAGGCTATAAATGCCAATGCGACAATTGCAAAAGACTGAAAAAAATATGATTTTGTATTCACTTAGTAATTATAAATTTGAAGAATAAACTAACAAATATTTAATTTCAATTTTTGTTAATCCTTATAAAAAAAATACCTGCAAATATAGAATTAAACATTAATCTATCGTTCTTTTTAACAATAAAAAAAGAGATCAGATAAATCTGATCTCTTTCAAAAAAAATAAAAAAAACAAAGCTAATGATTAACTAAAATTTAGTCCATTATATTATAACATAGGTTTTAAAGTTTAAAAACTGAAACCAATAATGGCTAAATTAATCTTATATTTTTTTAATATTTTTATATTATTTTAAGATTGCGTACTCTAAAGTAACATGCCCTCTTTCTCCTGCTTCGTTTGTCATAGCAAGAAATTTAACTTTATAATAGTTTCCTGCAGCATCTTTAACTACATAAAAACGATCTGTTCTTACACTTGGTAAAGTAGTTGGTCCACCACCACTTCTCCAGTTAGCCCCAATTGCTCTTTGATCAGTTATAGATGCAGTAAAGTTTGATTCAGTAACATTTGCTTTAGTAAAAGCTGCATACGTTACATCAGCCGTTGCTAAAACCTGGTAAGCCTGAGTTCCTCCTTTTGAATTTGTTGTAATAAAATCAGAATATCCGTAAGTAACTTCTGAACCAGCATTTAAATAATTAGTAAACACAGTGAAGTTTAAGTCCCATTTTGCCTTTTGTGGCTCAACAGAAACTGTATTTCCTGTTGCTAAACTGAAAAATGTAAAGTTAAAATCAGTATCTTTTGAAATTGTTTTTTCTGTAAAAGTAGTAGACGTTAAATCTGCATATTGAATTTTATATCCGTTTCCGCTTCTTAATATTCTAACTTTTTTCCATCCTCTTGAATCACCATCTACACTAACTGAACCAGTTGCAGGTTTAGTTGTTGAAACTTTAAAACCAAGATTAACTAAATATACTTTGTTATCTGCATCTGTAGCTGAAATTTCTGCAATTGCAGTTCCAATTCCTGCACCGGCACCAGCCAAAACACCTGTTGGATTATCAACATATCCATTTGATGCAAGGGTTTCACCCGCTCCAACTGAAACATTAGCATCGATTACTTGTGATAAAGTAATATCTGAAGTTTCTAATTTTTTTACAGCCATTTTAACTGATCCGTTTAGGACAACTCTAAAATCTGCACCAGTTGAAAAACCGAAATCCCAGGCTTCTCTGTTTACTGATTTAGATTCTTCAGAACTTAAATCAAGGTAAACTTGATTTGGCTGATTTGCTCCGCCAACTGCCGGCTGTAAGGTTGCTCCAACTGTTGGGATTTCAACTACCGGAGTATCGTCATCACTTGAACACGCTACAAGAGATAAAAATGCGAATGAGAGTACTAATAATTTTTTCATTGTATTTCTGTTTTATATTAAAGATTAAGGTTATATGCTAATTTTAAAAAGTAAGAACGTCCGTAAGCAAGCATTAATGTCGATGCTGTTGCATGCCCAGCGCCCTCACTTGTTCTTGTTCTGTTTACATCTGTTATATTAAAAATATTTCGTGCTCCTACAGTTACTTCGAATTTGTCTTTAAAGAAATTCTTTCTGATAGAGGCATCAAACCAATTACTTGGATCTATTTCAGACAATACATATTCTCCGCTTCCAAGAACATATTGTTGCGTTTTGCCGTTGTATTTGTAATATCCTGAAACAATTGTTTTCCACTTCTGAATGTTATATGAAAAGCTGGCATTTAAATTGAATGAATAAAGAAATTTATCATCGGAAACTATTAGCAAATTGTCAATTTTTTGAGAAACACCTACTAATGCAGCCCCAACATTGAATGTCAAATTATTTATTCGAAATTGATTCATTGTCGAGAAATTCCACATTTTGTATTTACTAATATTGATGTATTGATTTTCTGGAGTTCCGGTATTAGGATTGTTACGTATAAATGCCATATCAATTCGATCATTAACATCTAAATAACTTCCCGAAAATGTGCTTGAAATTTGCAAACCTGAAGAAAGTGATGTAAATTTTTTCAAACTTGCTTCATAAGAAGTGCTGGTTTCCGGAATTAAATCTTCATTTCCTGCAAAGAAGTGTCCGTCAAAAATTTGGTTTGCGTACAATTCCTCAAAATTTGGTGTTCTAAAACCATTTCCATAAGAAGTTCTAAGTTCAACTCCTTTATTAAATAAATATCTTAATGCAATAGAAGATGCGTATTGATTTTTAAATTTAGATTGTGCAGAAAATCTCAATCCCGGTTTTATAGAAAATCGATCTGTTGCCATAATTTCTGAAGACACAAAAAAATCATAGTTTTCGAGTGTTTTATGAACCGGAGTTATGATATTATTTTCTTTCTGAACAAGTGCAAAACCTTTATTATTTACAAACTCATATCCTAACTGTAAATCAATTGTTTTATCTGAGAAGAAATTATTTAAAGTTCCTGTAGACGAAAGAACTTCCATGGATTGATCTTTTTCGGTAACATTCAACCCTTCGGTTTTAGTATATAAATAATATCTAAAATTCTCTATTTCGCGCTGTTGTTTTTGATGGGTAACAGAAACATTATAATTCAACTGAGAAAATATTGAACCGGTTGCATTTAAATTATGAAAATATCTGTTAGTAAAATATCTAATATCATCAGCATAACGATAAGATCCTAATGCAGGAGTATAATTAGACTGTACTGTACTATTATAAAAATCTACTTTTTCATCTAAATATTCAAATTTGTAAAAAATTCTAAAGTTGTCTTTATGGTATGATATCAAAGCATTTCCGTTTAACTGATCTTTTGGTAACCAGCTATAACCACGTGTAAAATCAGTTTCAATGTAATCTTTTCCATTTCTTTCATCTAAAAAACCCTGAAAATCATTTCTATTTGCACCAACGCTTACAAACCAGTTTTTATTGAATGTATGAGCAACGCGCAAAGATTGAATGTGACGTCCTTTATCAAAAAGAGAGTATTCATTACCTACTGTTTCTTCTTGTATCGAAGCATTGATATCCCATTTATACTTAGACGATTTTTTTGTAATAATATTCAAAACACCGCTTACGGCATTGGCTCCGTAACTAACTCCCATAGAGCCTTCGACAATTTCTATATGATCAACATCATTGAGGTTTATTTGCGACAGATCTGTATTATTTCCTAAACCCGCTTCGTTTACCAATGGTATATTATCTACTAAAATTTTAAAATACTGAGCATCTAATCCAAATAACGAAACTGTAGAACGTCCCGTTGTTCCGCTTGGTCTTACTGTAATATTCAGATATTGATTTAATACATCTGCTAAATTATTCGCTGCTAAATTTTTTATGTCCTGACTTGAGATTACACGAACATTAAAAACTGATTTCTTAATAGATTGTGGTTCAAATTGTCCGGTAACAACAACTTCTGAAAGTTTATTTACTGCCGTAGTATCTTTCTCCTGCGCAACAGAAATTTGGCAAAGAAGAAACGCTGTAAAAAGGGTAATTTTGATTTTCATTATTTTTATTCAGTCTTAATAATGGCGCAAATATATAAACTATTTTTATTTGTTCTAAATAAAATTTATATATTTGCGAAAAATTTTAAAACAAAATAATAAGTTATGATTTCAAAAAGCCTCTATTTTTCGGCCGTAATGGCTTTGACTTGTAGCCTTGGTTTCAGTCAGGACAAAAAACAACAAGACATTAAATCAATTAAATCAATGTGTGGTTGTTATGAAGTGAAATTTAATTTTACAGAAACTTTTCAATATCCTAAGGATAGTCTTACTTACAAACCATCTGAGACTAAACATGAATCTGCCTTAGAATGGGTAGAATTACTGGAAGACACTCCAAATAAAATCGTAATGCAGCATTTATTGATTGTAAGCGATGATATGATTATCAAACACTGGAGACAAGATTGGTTATATGAAAACACTGACTTATATTCATTTGACAAAGGAACTTCCTGGAAATACAAAAAATTAGATAAGAAAGCTGTAAAAGGGCAATGGACTCAAAAAGTATATCAGGTAGATGATAGTCCGAGATATGAAGGATCTTCGACTTGGGTTCATGTTGACGGACAAGATTACTGGTCAAATGTTGCTGATGCGCCTTTACCAAGAAGAGAGCAAACAAAACGTAATGACTATAATGTTTTAAAAAGAAGAAACATTCATGAAATTACTGCTACAGGATGGAATCATGAACAAGACAACGCTAAATTGATTAGAGATGACAGCGGAAAAGATGTTTTATTAGCGGAAGAAAAAGGAATGGACATTTATACTAAAGTTCCGGATATTAAATGTATAGCAGGCCAAAAATGGTGGAAAGAGAACAATGCACTTTGGAAAAACGTTCGTGACAAATGGCAAACTCTTTTTGACAGACATCAGGACTTAAACTTAGAAGCTAAAGTGGATAGAAAAGCGCTTTATTCTCTTTTGTTTGATTTAAAACCAGACGCTACAAAAGCAGAGACTGATGCCATCATCAACAAGTTTGTAAAATAAAATATTTGTGTTAGTTGTAAAAAAGCCGATAGTTTTAGAACTATCGGCTTTTTTCTTTTAATTATAATTAAGATAGTAAAAATCATCTATCGTAATATGAATGCCTTTTATAATTTTTTTGATTTAAAGAATACTATTATCTAGTTCCCCCAGCCCACCAAACTTTTTCTTTATATACATACGAACCATCTCCGTATAGATCTTTAATATTTGAATTTGAAGCAACATCAGATTGACCATAAGCAAATCTTTGTGGGAATAATTCAGGTTTTGGGTTTACCATAGGGATAAGGTCGCCATTACCCAATGCTTGTAAACGTCTAATATCATTATAACATTCAATGCCTTCGTTTTCGTAAAAAGAAATATGTTTTTCTACCATTATTTTTTTCAATAACGTATTACCAGTTAATGTTCCAATAGAAGCAATGTAGGTATCTGCCTGAGCATCTGTAAATATAATCTCTTGCTTTTTATTGTACGCAGCTTTTATGGCAGCATTCATAGTTGTTTGCGCTTCAGGAAGACTTAATCTGGCTTCAGCTTCGGCTTTCAGGAATAATAGTTCATGGTAGCTTAGTAGGTAAATTGGGTTTCTTTCATTCATAAGTGCTGAGATAGAATATAAGCCTTGTCCTTCTACATCTGCTTTTGAATTGTCAAAAGGAACAACTATTCCATCTTTTTTTGTAAAAAATGCAGTAGTACGGGCATCGGCTGGTCCATTAGCAACCATAATGTCGTAAAAACTTTTAGCAACACTTATAGCAGCTCTATCTAATTGGAATCTGGCATAAGGATTTGGAACGCTGCTATTTACAAGTTTTAATTCGTCATCAACATTAGTAAAAGAAGCACTTACATAATCAATTACACCTTGGTAATCAGCATTTCTAAGCGATAATCTCATAGTGTATCTTGCTAATAAACCATTTGCTGCTTTTATCCATTTTGCTGAATTTCCACCATAAATTACGTCCTGTTTTCCTAAACTTGCATAAGTTGTTGTTTTGTTTAGATTGGCAATACCTTCATTTAATCTTTTAAAGATGTCCAGATATATATATTCTTGCTTGTCAACTTTTGGTTGGAAAATTATCCCTGGTTTTCCTGCTTCCGTATAAGGGACATCTCCAAAAAGATCTGTAAGAACAGCTAAATTATAAGCTAATAAGATCTGAGCGATACCTAATGTTTGATAATTTCCTTGTTCATTTCCTGTCGAACATTTATCAATGATTATCCCTAATGCTTTTAGTTGTGAGTAGCTATTATCCCACCCATTGCTGTAAGTCGAAGATAATTGCGGTTCATTTCGTCTAACTTGTGCATCATACATTTGGTTATGATTTCCTGCATTTAATTCAGAGTAAATTCCTGCATAAAATGAATCATCAGCACCAGTTACAGTGAAAGCAGAATTTACCATTACATCAGTAATGATTAAGCGGGCAGCCATATCTGTAGGATTGTTCAAATTCTTATTTATGTCATCCATTTTGTCCTCAGAACAAGATTGGAATAAAAATAATGCGAGTAAAGCTGTTATTGTTATTTTTATATTCTTCATTTGATTTTTTTTTAATTAAAATTTAAAGTTCATCCCAAAACCAATGCTTTTAGTTTGTGGCATTGACCATTGTTCGAATCCACCAGAAAAATTATTATTTCCTTGTGTTGCTTCCGGATCAAGGTTTGGCATTTTAGACCATAACAAAATGTTTCTTGCAAAAACAGAAGCCCTAAGATCTACTGTGTTATTCAATAATTTAGGAAATTGATAGCCTAAACTAACTTCTCTTAATTTTACAAAACTTGCATCAAATACAGCTGACTCTGCTATACCATTTAAGGCTGCTTGTAGCTTCTGCTCTCCTACATCCCTTGTTCCGCCTATAATGATGTCATTAGGAGTTCCATCTTCTTTAACACCCGGGTATACAAATTCAGAAGTCCTGTCTGCCGTTCTTGCGTCTACACCATAATAGTTCATTAAGTTGTTTGATCCGCTGTACATTTTTCCTCCATTTTTCCAATCAACAACAGCTCCTAATGAAACTCTTTTGTATGTTAACTGAGTAGATCCTCCTAAAGTAAATTTAGGTGCAACTTCTCCTAACGCTTTTAATCCACCAGCCATAGGAAGACCGTTTTTGTCTACTATAATGTTGTTCTTGTCATCTCTGGCAAAGCTTGTACCATAAATAACCGGAAAACGATCTCCAACACTGGCTCTAAGCTGTGGTGTTGTAAATCCGCCTAAAAAGATATTGTCTACACCATCTGCTAACTTTTGGACATAAGAATCTATTTTTGAGAAGTTCACATTAAATGTCCAGTTAAAATCTGCTGTACGTATTGGATTAACAGTTAAAGTTAATTCGTGTACTTTGTTAAGCATTTCTCCGCCATTTGTTACAAGAGAACTCGCTCCGGTTGAACCTGCTAATGGAACGTTGAAAATTTGATCTTTTGATTTTTGTTCAGAGTAAGTATAATCAATTCCAACTCTGTTGTTGAAAAACTTTAAGTCTGCTCCTATTTCATACGATTTTGTATTTTGTGGTTTTAGATTCGAATCGTATTGAATACCGTAAGGAATAAACGAACTTACACCTCCCGATAATGGATAGCTTATAGGAGTTCCTGACCAAAATCCGCCTCTATAATCAGGAGCTGCATAATAGTTGCCAATGTAATCTCCTGCTTGTCCTACTTCAGCAATCGATCCTCTAAGTTTGGCATAAGAAAGAAAAGATTTTCCTTTTAACCCTTCTAATTCTGTTATCACAAAACCCAGAGAAGCCGATGGATAAACAAAATCTCTATTTCCTCGTGGCATAAATGATGCAATATCTTTGCGTATAGTGGCTCCCAGGAAAAGCATATTCTTATATGAAAACTCAACATTGCTAAAAAAACCAACAGTACGTTTTTGTCTTCGATATTCTTCAGCTGTTACTGTTCTTGCATTAGCAATTGTAGGCCATCCGCCAAAGTTGAAAGCAGTTCCAAGGTCATCATATTCTTTAGTGTTTTGATGATTGTATTCATTTCCAGCCAAAACATTTAAATTAAAATCGTCAGTAATATTTAAGTTATAGTTTATTGTCAATAGAGAGTTAATCACATCATTTGTTGTACCATAAAGATGGGCACTACTACTTTGTCCGGATAGATCAAGTTTATTTCCAAACTCAAAAATATCTCTATAATTGGTTGTCCATGAATCTACACCTGCCTGGTATTTAACGGTTAGTTTCTGATCACCGTTTTCACTTATAACAGGAGAATATTGAACATATCCATTTCCGTAAACACGATTCGTTTTTTCGCTAAACTCATTGTTTTTAGCTGCCCAATAAGGATTATTGAAAACGTTTGGTCTGAAATAAATTTGGTCATAAGGGTTTGTTGGAGATGCATAGCCGTTTCCTTTTAAGTCGTAACTCCTGGGGGCAGCAAACACACCTGCTATAGCAGCATCATTTGCAGCAGTACTCTTATCTATTTTAGTTTGCACATAGTTTACTGAGAAACCCGTTTTCCATTCATTATTTAATTTTGTGTCTACAACAGCTTTTACGGTATATCTGT
It contains:
- a CDS encoding SusD/RagB family nutrient-binding outer membrane lipoprotein, producing MKNIKITITALLALFLFQSCSEDKMDDINKNLNNPTDMAARLIITDVMVNSAFTVTGADDSFYAGIYSELNAGNHNQMYDAQVRRNEPQLSSTYSNGWDNSYSQLKALGIIIDKCSTGNEQGNYQTLGIAQILLAYNLAVLTDLFGDVPYTEAGKPGIIFQPKVDKQEYIYLDIFKRLNEGIANLNKTTTYASLGKQDVIYGGNSAKWIKAANGLLARYTMRLSLRNADYQGVIDYVSASFTNVDDELKLVNSSVPNPYARFQLDRAAISVAKSFYDIMVANGPADARTTAFFTKKDGIVVPFDNSKADVEGQGLYSISALMNERNPIYLLSYHELLFLKAEAEARLSLPEAQTTMNAAIKAAYNKKQEIIFTDAQADTYIASIGTLTGNTLLKKIMVEKHISFYENEGIECYNDIRRLQALGNGDLIPMVNPKPELFPQRFAYGQSDVASNSNIKDLYGDGSYVYKEKVWWAGGTR
- a CDS encoding HmuY family protein — protein: MKKLLVLSFAFLSLVACSSDDDTPVVEIPTVGATLQPAVGGANQPNQVYLDLSSEESKSVNREAWDFGFSTGADFRVVLNGSVKMAVKKLETSDITLSQVIDANVSVGAGETLASNGYVDNPTGVLAGAGAGIGTAIAEISATDADNKVYLVNLGFKVSTTKPATGSVSVDGDSRGWKKVRILRSGNGYKIQYADLTSTTFTEKTISKDTDFNFTFFSLATGNTVSVEPQKAKWDLNFTVFTNYLNAGSEVTYGYSDFITTNSKGGTQAYQVLATADVTYAAFTKANVTESNFTASITDQRAIGANWRSGGGPTTLPSVRTDRFYVVKDAAGNYYKVKFLAMTNEAGERGHVTLEYAILK
- a CDS encoding TonB-dependent receptor plug domain-containing protein — encoded protein: MKIKITLFTAFLLCQISVAQEKDTTAVNKLSEVVVTGQFEPQSIKKSVFNVRVISSQDIKNLAANNLADVLNQYLNITVRPSGTTGRSTVSLFGLDAQYFKILVDNIPLVNEAGLGNNTDLSQINLNDVDHIEIVEGSMGVSYGANAVSGVLNIITKKSSKYKWDINASIQEETVGNEYSLFDKGRHIQSLRVAHTFNKNWFVSVGANRNDFQGFLDERNGKDYIETDFTRGYSWLPKDQLNGNALISYHKDNFRIFYKFEYLDEKVDFYNSTVQSNYTPALGSYRYADDIRYFTNRYFHNLNATGSIFSQLNYNVSVTHQKQQREIENFRYYLYTKTEGLNVTEKDQSMEVLSSTGTLNNFFSDKTIDLQLGYEFVNNKGFALVQKENNIITPVHKTLENYDFFVSSEIMATDRFSIKPGLRFSAQSKFKNQYASSIALRYLFNKGVELRTSYGNGFRTPNFEELYANQIFDGHFFAGNEDLIPETSTSYEASLKKFTSLSSGLQISSTFSGSYLDVNDRIDMAFIRNNPNTGTPENQYINISKYKMWNFSTMNQFRINNLTFNVGAALVGVSQKIDNLLIVSDDKFLYSFNLNASFSYNIQKWKTIVSGYYKYNGKTQQYVLGSGEYVLSEIDPSNWFDASIRKNFFKDKFEVTVGARNIFNITDVNRTRTSEGAGHATASTLMLAYGRSYFLKLAYNLNL
- a CDS encoding MBOAT family O-acyltransferase, which produces MITSNSINNWFVQNFGEITLEQVKSWFIYNPDEKLLFNTGLFLGLFLVFYFVYAFLRKTFYLRLTYVILFSLFFYYKSSGIYFLLLLLSSVVDYGLSQIIYRETKDSAKKIYLVISVILNLGLLGYFKYMNFVIVTYNDMFNGHFELHNIFLPVGISFYTFQSMSYIIEIYREEIKPTKNYIEYLFFVSFFPQLVAGPIVRAKDFLPQIYQKLNLTKQDVNNALFLIIGGLIKKTVISNYISINFVDRVFDTPMNYTSFENLMASYGYAIQIYCDFSGYSDMAIGIALLLGFKLPTNFRTPYKSVSITDFWRRWHISLSTWLKDFLYISIGGNREGTFAGYLFPSLFFFGLLLWGISNVNESFIPLAIAIGSIGIFCLTFLLSKKKNQTLVTNFNLFTTMLLGGLWHGAGAQFIIWGALHGLALAVHKIFMELFPSKKEESNFFWRFFSILITFHFVVFCWIFFRARDFETALQVINNIGQLTFEPEHWKAIVLGYKNVFLLMLFGYVWHFLPEVFTNGMKSVFDKTPLLVKAIILGFVYWIVYATAIAGSQPFIYFQF
- a CDS encoding SGNH/GDSL hydrolase family protein — translated: MNTKSYFFQSFAIVALAFIAFIGFKQILPNKIFPDSKVDPKSVLIDSLLLESVANDSLSGESDSIAEVEKQEAQKKIVFDAAEGIEFPTETFENYKGYQYLISFYEKLYQLEKNPQSKVRIAYYGDSMTDGDLIVQDVRNNYQQRFGGNGVGFVSITSESAASRGSVKSVYSKNWKTQSYLNVKRPTSPFGVNGHVFFANDRTNPTWVQYEAGLNKFAASLDSPTLFYGRSSKRGNVNFIIGKDTLHKNLVPNNLVNTLKVTSGSIKAFKANFVQADSIPIYGFNFDNGIGVHVDNFSQRGNSGLPISMFNADVMQSFNNSLKYDLVILHYGTNVLNYGTKNYFWYEKGMKKTVNKIKESFPGVSVLIVSTADKSTKYDLEMKTDSAVVPLMKAQKRYALETESGFVNLYTLMGGDGSMVKWVDETPAKANKDYTHFNQRGAKAIGNLLYDQLNKGYEQYKLLREKRDVAVKPKTVRKAKTDSVAVKKDSVNE
- a CDS encoding GDSL-type esterase/lipase family protein is translated as MISKIDSTTIESYEGNHIYNAKVLESVFKRLKENESDNKQKINIVHIGDSHIQSDLMTNKIRKVLQQQFGNAGRGFVFPYQLAKTNGSYNERFYSNRTWENYRNIYPVKSRPVGLSGIGLWRDTSGFAVQLNIKDPAYKFNSIHIITPQNQNMFDLAIASQTNIIQSTERKVITHKIKKGEAISVIADKYNISVADIKKANGLKSNNIRAGRTLKIPTNETKPKEIKSSEFVSLNLETDAFSHYYKSEKALDKIYLIPNKNASEFELNGLVLEKDAPGITYSGIGVNGAKFSDYNKYPLFFEQLKALHPDMLIFSLGTNESYDNMEASKYIAELREFISKLKEQNINVPILVMTPPPSLHRGRKPNVYVKDYAERINSDAEKDDFAVWDLYDEFGGMNGVRKLRSEGLIGPDFVHYSKKGYEKQGKLFTEAFLKAYDNFKLKK
- a CDS encoding DUF6607 family protein, which produces MISKSLYFSAVMALTCSLGFSQDKKQQDIKSIKSMCGCYEVKFNFTETFQYPKDSLTYKPSETKHESALEWVELLEDTPNKIVMQHLLIVSDDMIIKHWRQDWLYENTDLYSFDKGTSWKYKKLDKKAVKGQWTQKVYQVDDSPRYEGSSTWVHVDGQDYWSNVADAPLPRREQTKRNDYNVLKRRNIHEITATGWNHEQDNAKLIRDDSGKDVLLAEEKGMDIYTKVPDIKCIAGQKWWKENNALWKNVRDKWQTLFDRHQDLNLEAKVDRKALYSLLFDLKPDATKAETDAIINKFVK